GGCTCGAGGGGGCGGTGATGATGCAGTTGTTTCGGTGGTTTTTGCAGGTTGGTAGAATTTGCTGAAATGAGCCAATAGTGAGAGCTACTAAATTCCCCTCTCACCCATTGCACACTTTGGCAATAGTGTGAACTTTTTTGTCACCCTAAAAGCATGAGACTCAGTGTACCTGATTTGCAAGCCATTTTTCCACTAGCATATCAATTAACCGACAAATAGATCCGATCAGTCCGTATGACAGTCTCGATGAAAAGGGAGGTCAGATCCTTCTCCGCCGATTTCAGATTGGATAGACAAAGGAACACTTGATCCCAATCACCTCTCTCATAGGAAACAGCTAATTGAAAGACCTGGCCCCATGTTCCTTTCTTTCCCAACAAGGCGTTCTTCATATCTTCGGAGACAGGAAGTTTTGACAAAATATCAGAAAGGGGCTGATCCAGAAAGGCGTCGAGCCGGGAAAACAACCCCACAAGGAAAAGTTCTGATGCCTGTTCTTCTAACCCTACTAATGAGGCGAGTGATTCACAGAGATTGGCCCGGAACAATGAACTGAGCACAAGTTCTTCAGACTTATCTTTTCCCATGCTGCTCATGGCAATCAGGGATAACCACTTCTTAGCTTCACATAAACCTATTAAGCTCAAAGCATGTCTAATGGAACGAATCTCGTTAGGAAAACCGAAGTAAGCTGAATTGATATAGCGGAACAGCTTGTAAGAAAGCGTGACCTCCTCCTTAAAAATGTTTTCTAATTGGTCATAATCTAAATTCGGCTGGTTGACCTGTTGCAAGAGTCGCAGAAAATTCAACTTGTAGGCCGGCACATCTCGACCGGCAATCATGTCGGGTTCTGCAAAAAAATAGCCTTGGAAATAAGAATAGCCCATCTCTACAGCTTGTTTAAAGTCTTCATGGGTTTCCACTTTTTTGGCCAGGAACTTAATTCGTCGAGAGTCCACTCTTTGAATAATCGAACTTCTTTGCTCAACTTCGGTGTTGACAAAATCAACCTTAATAATATCGACCAATTCGAGTAGTGGAGACAGTTCAGGCTTGAAGACAAAATCGTCTAAAACCAGTGTATAGCCTAATCGCTTCAATTTTTCGCAGGTGGTCACTATTTCCGCATCAGGTGCCACATCCTCTAAAATCTCCACGCCTATCGACTTATTTGGAAAAACAGTGGCGAACTCTTGCACCAAGAGGTTTCGAGAAAAATTGACGAAAGCCATTTTCCCTCTGGTCAGCGTATCTATCCCAATCGACAAAAAACTATGTGTGAGAACCGTGGACGTCGCCTGGTCTCCGTCAGAGTCGTCATAAAAGTTATTTTTACACCCAGACCGGTATAATAGTTCATAAGCATAGACTTTTTGTTGTCTATCAAAGATAGGTTGTCTCGCTAAAAAAACTTCCATAGTTTGCTCCCGCTCACCTCTTTATCCTCAAGACCGACTTTCTACCAAAAACGTGCCAAAAAGATTGAATCAGGTCTTGGAGTGGTTACAGTTCCCGCCAGGAAAATACTTGACTCACGGTCTCCCTAATTTCATGCTCCCCAAATCTCCCCATATATTCAGAATTATATTGAACCGTAATATGGTTACCCGTTCCGTCGATGTCACCCTTGGCCACAATTCCACCGGTAACTGAGCTTTGAGTGGGGTTGCCGCCGCCATGTATAATAATACCGTCATTATTGCGCAAATACAAAACGCCTTCGACCCGTGATGAACCGTCCAATATAATGTCTCCATCCACCACAAAGATTCCGTAAACTGTTGTTCCGCCGTTGACGCGAAGATCTCCTTGTACCCAGGTTACATTTGGAGTGGTCCCACCGAAATAAAAATTAAAATTTGGGTAACCATGAGAGGGAATAAACACGCTATCTGTTTCCACATGGCCTTGCACGGTAGCCATGGCAATCAAGGTGCTGTCGTCCATGTCGGGGAGGAAAGGTGCATTCGCGAGCATCAGAGATGAATCGGGGTCTCCCGATTCATCTAAGGCGGTAACATTGTCAATATCGTCGGTGGAAAAAATACCAAAATCTTCAATCGGAGGCTGATAACTCATTTTAACTTGCACACCCTTTTCAGCCCGATCTATATAGCCAGTTGAGGTTAATGTTAGCTCGTCATCCTCCTGTTCTATTGAGATTGCAAAAGAGCCCTCCCCTATAGAAACCGTTCCTTGGTAGTCACCGGTTTGACCGTTCAATATAAGCTTAATACCATATTCTACGCCGGCTTCTGCCAAGTATTGCGCTTGAAGCCTTTGCACAAAATTCACCGACATCCGGCTGTCCGTAGTCATCAATGAAAGACTCGCAACGCCCAAAGTCGCAAGTGTTAAAATGATAAAAAATACGAAGGCTATGGAAATCATCCCTTTTTCCTCCGAGAGTTCTGCAAAACATCTTCTGAAAAATCCGGTAGTAACCCAAGAAGACCTCAGGATACCAGGAGGAATGCCCCCACATTGCTCTTTTGCTATAAACGAATCCATGATTCCTATGAGACTCCTAAACTTTGTGGTGAATCCTTGAACTTCGCCAGCTTTTCACTGGCTGTAATTTTTATCGGTATAAAGGGTAAGTCTTTTGTGAAAATTTCAACTTTGGTAATCGACTCTGAACGCAATGTTATGCAGGGCGGCAACGAGTTTATCCAATAGTTTTTCTTTGTTAATTGGCTTAGCCAGATAACCCTGAATATGATTGCCTATTCTCCCTTTAATTTCATTCGTTTCTGCAAGCGTTGTACAAACTACAATCGGTATCTGGGCGTACTCGGGTCTGCCCCGGAAAAGGGTCAGGAACTCAACACCGGTTAAACGGGGCATCAACAGGTCGAGCAGAATCAGGTTGGGTACTTGCTTGCCTTGCATGATAATCATGAGCGCTTCCAGGCCGTCTTCTGCTTCCAGTATTTCACAGCCAAATGCCTCCCTGACAATTTTGACTAATAAGCGCCTTTGATCACTGTCGTCCTCAACAATCAGTATTTTTGCGCTTTCCGCGAGTTTGATTTTTGTGAGTTGCATGATATTTTATCCTCTGTGTTCCATAAATCGCTTGCTTAAATATTAATTACTCCACGCCACTGCATATCGTGAAAAGTGTGGAATCCGGCCATCCACAAATTTAAGATAACCTTCTTCCTGATTGACAATTATCTCAGCTGTCTGCATTTCTACCCACTCGTCCGTTTTACTGTCCAAATAGTAGAGAGTAAGGGTTTCCGGGTTCACGCCGGATAAATCCAGGTTCCTGGCCTCGATATTCAGTAGAGCAGGTGGGCTGAAGGTAATCCCATGGGGGCCGAAAGACATGAGGAAACTCTGGTCATCCAGGCCCATCTGTAGTACAGCATCGCGACTGATGGCTCCAGCCAATACCGTCAAGGTCATTTTTACTTCAACGTTTCCATTATTGTGTTCTAAACCCTTGTAGTCAATGATGAGTTCACCGCCATCCTTCCGGGTGACCTTTTGAGATACCGGTATCATCTTCTTCAGTGACGGACTGCCCGTACCAAATACTAGAATTGTATGTTCACTTTTTGCTTCCGGAGTCACCGGCGAGTTGTTCAAACATCCGCCAAAATTCAGTACCAATCCAGCCGCAAGGGCCAAACCAAAGAGTGGACGGATGAAGTTTTTGAATCTTTTCATTTTAAATTTCCTCTGCGTTTAAGGTGTTAATAAATCATCGTTTGTTTAGCTGCTATTCAGCCCCAATTGCATAGCGGGAGAAATGGTCGGTATAGCCTATAACCACTTTCTTGACTTTGTCAACCTGGTTGCCGATGAGTTCCCACTGTCCGGTGGTCTCGTTGTAATAACGAATTTCGAGGTTGTCTTCGTTAACGCCTGTGAGGTCGGCGCCTTTGTAAGAAAGCTCAACGCGCACTGGCAGATTAAATTTTGTGCCATGGGGTGAGAAATCAGCTCCGCCTTCGAGAAAGCCGGTGGATTCCCACCAGAAGTTAATTTGAATCCAGGTGCTTAGGG
This genomic stretch from candidate division KSB1 bacterium harbors:
- a CDS encoding HDOD domain-containing protein is translated as MEVFLARQPIFDRQQKVYAYELLYRSGCKNNFYDDSDGDQATSTVLTHSFLSIGIDTLTRGKMAFVNFSRNLLVQEFATVFPNKSIGVEILEDVAPDAEIVTTCEKLKRLGYTLVLDDFVFKPELSPLLELVDIIKVDFVNTEVEQRSSIIQRVDSRRIKFLAKKVETHEDFKQAVEMGYSYFQGYFFAEPDMIAGRDVPAYKLNFLRLLQQVNQPNLDYDQLENIFKEEVTLSYKLFRYINSAYFGFPNEIRSIRHALSLIGLCEAKKWLSLIAMSSMGKDKSEELVLSSLFRANLCESLASLVGLEEQASELFLVGLFSRLDAFLDQPLSDILSKLPVSEDMKNALLGKKGTWGQVFQLAVSYERGDWDQVFLCLSNLKSAEKDLTSLFIETVIRTDRIYLSVN
- a CDS encoding pilus assembly PilX N-terminal domain-containing protein, translated to MISIAFVFFIILTLATLGVASLSLMTTDSRMSVNFVQRLQAQYLAEAGVEYGIKLILNGQTGDYQGTVSIGEGSFAISIEQEDDELTLTSTGYIDRAEKGVQVKMSYQPPIEDFGIFSTDDIDNVTALDESGDPDSSLMLANAPFLPDMDDSTLIAMATVQGHVETDSVFIPSHGYPNFNFYFGGTTPNVTWVQGDLRVNGGTTVYGIFVVDGDIILDGSSRVEGVLYLRNNDGIIIHGGGNPTQSSVTGGIVAKGDIDGTGNHITVQYNSEYMGRFGEHEIRETVSQVFSWREL
- a CDS encoding response regulator, with translation MQLTKIKLAESAKILIVEDDSDQRRLLVKIVREAFGCEILEAEDGLEALMIIMQGKQVPNLILLDLLMPRLTGVEFLTLFRGRPEYAQIPIVVCTTLAETNEIKGRIGNHIQGYLAKPINKEKLLDKLVAALHNIAFRVDYQS